ATTTTTCTACCACTAGTCTCAACTTTAAAACATTGGACTTTCAAACGTTTAACTACCCTTCCAAAACTACCGTTGCCATTGCCATATCTTTAACATGCGACAAAGAAACGTGAATGGTTTTGATATTTTTTTCTTTTATAATTTCGGCTGTTGTTCCAACAATTACCAACGTTGGTTTCCCCAATTCATCGTTCACCACTTCTACTTCATTGAATGCCATTCCACCTCTCCAGCCTGTTCCCAATGCTTTAAAAAATGCTTCCTTCGCAGCAAAGCGTGCCGCAAAACTTTCCGCAAAATTCGTTTTGGTTTCACAATACGCAATCTCCACTTTGGAAAACACCTTTTCCTTAAAGCTATTATTTTCAATGCTTTTTTTAATGCGGAGCACTTCTGCTATGTCTGTTCCAATACCTATGATCATTTTTTCACTTCTTGAACTTCCACAATACTTTTCTCAACTGCTTCTCTATCCTGCACAGTCGTAATCTCTTTTGTTAATGCTAAATTATAATACGTCAATGCTTCTGAAATGTTTTTTTCATCTTTAAAATAGTTCCCTAAGATAAAATACGTTTCCCAATATTCTTCATTCGACTCAATGAAAGTAGTAATAGTTTTTGAATCTATGTTATCTTTTAAATGGTATTTATGTCGAACTTGAAATCCTTCTTTCATCAACTTCCAAGCTTTAAACTTTGCAAATTCTTTCGAATATAAAAAGCTATCTGCAGGAACATTCAATTCCTTTTCATACACTTCTTTTTTTGTTTTTAAACCGGGTGCTTCTGCAAATACTTTATTTAAATCGTAACAGACATATTGTCCGAGTTGAAAAGGATTAGTGGAAATCCAAACTTGTAATTTAGCCGGCTTGAAAATGACGGAGTGATGGGCGATTAATTGATTCAAGGCTTTTTCATTTCCCATTCCAATATTTTTTCCATCCATTCCTTTTTGATTTCTCAAAATCGCGGCAGCATCTTTTACTGAAATTTTCGGTATTTCATTCACTAATTGTGTTAAGTGTTTTAAGCGGTAGTTAGATGAACTTTTTTCAATGTTAGTCAGATTCACGGCATCTGTTGCAAAAGCCTTTCCCTGATAATGATTGGCACAAATGATGTAATCAGAGTTTTCCGAACGATACAGTTCTGTTTTGGAAGGTGTTTTTTCGATGGTAGCTGTTCTATTATCAGCAAGCGATCCAATCAAAATGGATTCGGATACAAATGTTTTACGTTTTTGAGCAATGGCAAACGCTTCATCAATGTTTTTTGCATACTGCAATATTTCTCTCGCTAAAATGGAAATCGGGGTGGCTGCCGCTGTTGGTATTTCCGATTTGGATGCATTAATGGTGACGGTCAATCCTTTTTCATTCATTCCGGAAACTGTTCCAATCATTCCTGCCCAGGAAATCATCATCAACTTATATCCATCTTGTGGTTCAGGCACCAAAAGCAGTACAACCCACGGTCATGTTTTTATCTTGCAACGCATGACCAATATCATGTGCCGCGTGATAATTCAACATTCGATAATATTTCGGTGCAATAAAATCAAACTGATCGGAAGCGGAAAGTGATTCACCATAAATTTCCAGCTTGTATTCTTCTGGAATATAATCATCCAAATTCCGATTAAAAAAGGCAATAAAAAACTTGAGGTAATTCAGCATTCCTTGCGAAGGAATCATTTTTTTAATTTGATCGACAAACGCGATTTCCTGTTTTTCTGCTAATTCTTTATTCAGCTTCCCTTCAATTACACCACGCTCAAATCCATCCCCTTCCACATATATTTCCCACAAACCTGTTTCACTTTTTTTGATCCAATTATTTTTTAATGTATAAAATCAGGAGCAACTTCGGTACGATTTAACGACATTAATTCCGGTTGATTGGGAACAGGTGTTTGAATGGTTACAGTAATAATAAACCACACCAATAAAACCAACAAAACATCCATTACTACAAAAAAGGAGTAAAATAACCAGCGCAAGAATCGGGTGAGAATATTCATAGTCGTTAATAGTGCAACAAAGATAGTAATTATAGTAGTTTCAGGGCATTGATTTTTTAAGCTATTTATTCATTTTGTTACACAAAATTTAGTATTTTTAGTTCCCCCTAAATGGAGGAAAAATGAAGCTATGAGCAACACATTCAATTTCGAAGATATTCGTCCGTATTACGACAATGAAGCACGCGGTGTGATGCGAAGATTGCAGCACGACCCGTTGTTTATGAAGTTGGTGAATCATCTTTGGCCGACCATGACACAGGAAGAGGCCTTTGCAAAAGCGGATAAAGTAACCAGCAACATGGCCTTTCAGCTTGAATTTATGCATCAGGCCATTCGTGTAATTGTTTCCCGTTCTTCCACCGGACTAACCTGCGATGGATTTGAAAATGTAGATCCTAAAAAAGCCTACTTGTACATTGCCAACCACCGTGATATTTTATTAGACTCTGCCATTCTTCAGATTTTATTGGTAGAACACGGCTTTGAAACCAGCGAAATTACATTTGGTAACAATTTAATGCAAGGTGATTTTATTACCGATTTTGGTAAACTCAACCGCATGTTTACCGTATTGCGCGAAGGAAACAGCCGCGAGTTGTATGAAATCTCTCAAAAATTATCTGCTTATATCCGTCATACTATTGTCGACAAAAACGTTTCGGTATGGATTGCACAGCGCAACGGAAGAACAAAGGACGGAAATGACATGACCCAAACCGGTTTAATTAAAATGTTAAACATGAGTGGAGGCAAAAATTTTACGGAAAGCATCCGACAACTAAATATTGTTCCGCTCAGCATCTCTTACGAATATGAACCTTGTGACGATTTAAAAGTGCAAGAATTATATTTATCCTCATTACATTCAAAATATGTGAAAGCTCCTGGGGAAGACTTAAACAGCATCCTTACCGGAATTCTTCAGCCCAAAGGCCGTATTCACATGAGTGTTGGAAAACCCATTCATGCAGAACTGGCAGAAATTGAAAAGATTAGTAATGAAAATGATAAAATAAAACACCTCGTTAATTGTATTGACGAACAATTGTCTGCCAATTATAAAGTTTGGCCGGTTAATTACATCGCTTGTGATATTGCGAATGAATCATCTGAATTCAGTTCACATTACACTGAAAAGGAAAAGAACGATTTCATTCACTACATCAAACAGAAAATAAGCAAATTAAAAGGTGAAGAACAATCCTTGTTCAACCTGTTTATCAACATGTATGCAAACCCGGTGAAAGCAAAAAAACTATCCACAATCAATCAATAGAAACCTACTCCACTTCTTCCGATGAAAACAACAACCCTTGCTTTATTCATTTTTATCAGCTCTTTTTGTTCGAATCTTCTGGCGCAAAAAACATTCACGAGCGAGGATATCTTTACACAAAAACAAATGGTATGGTATGGCTTGGATTTTACGCATTGCAAATTCATCGGCCAACCAAGTATTCACGGCAACTTTTATAAAACACCGGATTATGTTGTGAAACATTTTTTTAAAGATTGGAACATGATTCCATTGAAAGAAGGAGAAAAATACGATATCGGAAAAGCATTTGACAAAGATTACATCTATTTTGATATTGATACCGTTTTAGCAAGAGGACAGCGTTATAACAGCGACAGTCTCATAGCGTTTTCAAATGCTTACACACTAAACACCATGGCCTTTCCGGATATTATCAAATCATTTAACGGCATTGCAACCGAAGGAATTGGTGTGGTTTATTTAGTAGAAAGCTACAATAGCATCGAAGAAATTGCAACCTACTACTGCATTGTGTTTGATGTGGCTACAAAAAAAATATTTCTTCAAGAAAAAATTACCGGCCGACCGCAAGGAGGAAGCGTGAAAACATACTGGGCCGGTGCCTTTCACGAAGCACTCGAGAAAAATGAAAAAGTATATCGCAAGTGGAAAAAAGGTGCGATGATAAAATAGTTTAACGTTATTAATTAGAATTTATAGCATTATGAAATTAGAAAATTACGCATCCGGAAAATGGATTTCAGGAGATGGTGAAGGCCAAGCATTATTCAATGCAATTACCGGTGAACAAATTACAACAGCAAGCAGCAAAGGCTTAGATTTTGCCGAGATGATGAACTATGCTCGAAAGGTGGGCGGTCCTGCTTTACGCAAATTAACGTTTCAAGAAAGAGGCTTAATGCTAAAAGCGTTAGCCATGCACTTACAATCGAAAAAAGAAATTTTCTACAAAGTAAGTTGGGCAACGGGAGCCACTCGCTCCGACAGTTGGGTAGATATTGAAGGTGGAATTGGGAATTTATTTACATACGCCAGTTTGCGAAGACAATTTCCGAATGAAACATTTTGTCTGGATGGAGATGCTGCAAAATTGAGTAAAAACGGAACCTTCATCGGCCATCACATTTGTGTTCCCAAAGAAGGTGTTGCCATTCACATCAACGCGTTCAACTTCCCGGTATGGGGAATGTTGGAAAAAATTGCTGTCAATTTATTAGCCGGTGTTCCTGCAATTGTAAAACCCGCAACGGTTACTTCCTTTTTAACGGAAGCAGTGGTAAAAGAAATTGCCGCATCTAAAATTTTACCGGAAGGCGCTTTACAACTTATCTGCGGAAGCGCAAACGGCATTTTAGACCACATCGAATCACAAGACATTGTAACGTTTACCGGCTCTGCCAGCACGGGAATGATGCTTAAGGCTCATCCCAAATTAATTCAAGAAGCC
This sequence is a window from Bacteroidota bacterium. Protein-coding genes within it:
- a CDS encoding holo-ACP synthase — translated: MIIGIGTDIAEVLRIKKSIENNSFKEKVFSKVEIAYCETKTNFAESFAARFAAKEAFFKALGTGWRGGMAFNEVEVVNDELGKPTLVIVGTTAEIIKEKNIKTIHVSLSHVKDMAMATVVLEG
- a CDS encoding acyltransferase, translated to MSNTFNFEDIRPYYDNEARGVMRRLQHDPLFMKLVNHLWPTMTQEEAFAKADKVTSNMAFQLEFMHQAIRVIVSRSSTGLTCDGFENVDPKKAYLYIANHRDILLDSAILQILLVEHGFETSEITFGNNLMQGDFITDFGKLNRMFTVLREGNSRELYEISQKLSAYIRHTIVDKNVSVWIAQRNGRTKDGNDMTQTGLIKMLNMSGGKNFTESIRQLNIVPLSISYEYEPCDDLKVQELYLSSLHSKYVKAPGEDLNSILTGILQPKGRIHMSVGKPIHAELAEIEKISNENDKIKHLVNCIDEQLSANYKVWPVNYIACDIANESSEFSSHYTEKEKNDFIHYIKQKISKLKGEEQSLFNLFINMYANPVKAKKLSTINQ